Genomic window (Candidatus Nitrospira nitrificans):
CTTCGCGACTTCCTGCCACGCGGCCACTTTCTGCGCCTTGATCAACTCCGTCAGATCTTCAAAGACCAACACAAACCCCAAGTCCTTGTTCGCCTCATCGCGCATGCGGGAACCTTTCAACCCAATCGTGATCAGCTTCCCTTGGATATCCAACTGTCCTTCCAAATCCAGCGCGTCGCGATCATCGGCCAGCATCCGGTCATAGGCGGTCTGGAACGAATCGAGGCCGAACTCCTTGAATACCTCATTGGCCGGGCGGCCTCTGAACCGGTCGGCGGCCAACCCAAGAATGCGCTCGGCCGATGGGTTGAAGGTCGTGATCGTTCCGCTCCGATCGATCGAAACCAGGCCGGCGGCGATCGTGTCGACGACTGTTTCGATATAGGCACGTCGGCGATCCAACTCGACATTGGTGTTCCGCAGAGTCAAGTTGGCTTCCTCAAGCTTCGATTTGCTCCCCTGCAGATCCTGCGTCATCCGGTTGAACGACTCGATCAATGTCCCGATTTCGTCGGTTGCCTTGGCATCGATCTGCACCGACAGATCACCCTGCGCGACGGCTTCGGTCGCTTCCGCCAATCGTTGAATCGGCACGGTGATGCCGCGCGCCACATAGAACCCGAACCACGTCGCGCTGAAGAGAATCAACACCGCCACGACGGCCACAAACAGGTACGCCCCGGCTTTGATCGGATTTTTCATCGCCTTGATCTGTTTATACGCCGTGTATTGCCGACCGATCCCCTCCATCTTGGTCAACAGGGATTCAGGGACGTAGGTTTCCACGACCACCACCCCCTCGATCTCCCCGCGCCGGCTTCCTGAGGCCACCGGAATGGCGGCGCGCACTAACCGTCCCGTCTGGGCCTCCTGGACGGAGGTAAACTCCTGCTTGCCGTTGATCACTTGTAGGACCAGCTGACTGATCGGCAGATTCAACACCCCGATCGGAATGTCGCCATCAAGCGCCTTGGTGAGGGTCTCCATCTTGCTCGAAAACACTTCGATCCCGGCCACGCCGTATTCGATACGTTTCCGAGCCATTGCGGCGATCAACAGATCCCGCTGGACGGGAGTCAACAGGTCTTCGCGGAACAGTTCTTGAGAAATCGCCCGCGCGCTGTTCACCGCGAGCGCGACATGCCCCGCATGCTGCATGCGAGCTACCTCATACGAATCTTTCATCACCTTTTCGATATGCTCACTGAACCAGACATCGACCGCCTTGTTGACCAGCCCGCTCGCGACGAATGCCAGGAGCAGCGTCGGGATCAACGAGAACCCGATAAAGGCCGCGATGAGCTTGGTGCGGAATCCTGATCCAACAAGACGGTGCCGGCGTTCAAAATAGGCCTTGATCAGATTCCTGGACAACAACAGCACCAACACCACGAAGCCGATCAGGTCCAAATTGACCAGGAGGAGCACGAGTGCGTAGCTCGTCGTCGGCAAGAAGGAGCCGTTCTCTTCGGAACCCGGCGCCACGACTTGTGAGTAATACAGCGTGAGGACGACGCAGGGGACCAGGAGGATCAGCACGATCCAGACTGGGCGAAGATGGGGTGGTTTTCGCTCGTGTTGCTTCGGATGGTCGGCAGATGCCGGACGGCGACGATCGATCACCACGGGCTGCACCTCAAGAAGTCCTCCGGAGACCGGTTCGAACGCGCCCGTGGGATGATTACGTTCTGGCATTCATTCGCCCTTTGGAACACAGGGGAACAGGAGCCTGTCTCACTATAGCCGACTTACAAGACAGTCTCAAAGCTTGCCGCACAACTCGCCGTGTCCGGAGACCCGGCGGCACGCAGAACCGAAAGATGGGATACTACTTCGGTGATGCCAGCGTGACATACTTCATGCGAAGGGCATAGAGCATGTCGCGCAGGACCGTCTGCTCATCAGGAGTCAGATTGCCTTTCGTCTTGTCTTCCAAGACAGACAACAGATCGATGATTTCCTTGGCTTGGGGCAGGTTGACGGGTATCGGTGCCTGATTCAGGTCCAGTTGCTCGCCCATGAGCATGAGCGACGACGAGCCTAATGAAATGACAAACGACGAAAACGTGACCGGAGGTGCCGGAGGCGCTTGCGCCGGCTCCGTCGAGGCAGCGGCGGAAGTCGACTGTTTTGAAGGCGACGATGCGGCCGGAGCAGACTCGGCTCCTCCGCTTGCCCGCCGATCACGAACGACAAACCCTTGCTCCTCCTCTGCCATTGTTCCTTTCTCCCCTCAGATTCCAAGATCTTGTCGGTACCCTACCATAGGGTCTATTTGGTCGCAAGCCGTGACGCCCCTGGGTAGTGGGTCAGTTTGAATTTCCTTGATCTTGTCTCTGCTTAAGCGGTCATGTATGATGAGGCATGAAGAAAAAGAAACCATCTACAGATCTAAACGTTATCGCTCACGACATTCTGCAAGCGATCACCGGCCAGCCTGCCGGGACAACCTCCGTCAAGAGGGAGCCTGTCGATGTTCACACCAAGAACCCTGCCGCTGTCGCGCTAGGACGCCTGGGAGGATTGAAGGGAGGGAAGGCGAGGGCCGAGAAACTTTCGGCTAAGAAGAGGGCTGAAATAGCAAGGAAAGCGGCTGTTTCTCGCTGGAAACGGTCATAGTTTCTCTTGACATATAGTTTAGCTGTGGCTAAACTGACAAATGCACCGACCATAACTATGGCCATTAAGGTCGAATGCTCATTAGAATTTCATCGCAATCCTAAGCCTGACTGTCGGCGAGGTTTGGCGTTCCTCATATTTCCAGATAATGAAGAAGTAACGGCTAGAATTGAATTTGATGGATTTAAGGACAATGACAAGCGATGGTTCCAGTCCATCTTTGATTTGTGGCTTGATGGGAGCGAAAATCGCAAAGCGTATTTCCATAGATGGGACAAGAGCGAGTTTAATGGCAAGTATACGAATATTTTCGTGTTCAAACATCGTGGCCATAAACATAGACTCTATGGGTTTTTATGCCATCCAAATCCAATGAATAGTCGTTATCACCAATGTGTTCTGGTAAATTATGCCTCGAAAGGGAAATGGGAAACCGATGAATATTCACTGAAAGTATGTGAAAGCAAAAGGTGTGACGTAAGTGTTCAAAGAGATATTAAAAGATATTTCCATGCTGGAGGGCCTCTCAGTGAAAAACACTAATGCCCATTGGACCGAAAAAAGCCTTTCGGACTTCATTTATCGTGTGGGAGCTGATTTTGTTTTCCAATTGGACAACAAGATTGATTCGCAAAAGGCTTTAGCCGAGACTCTGAGCGTAACAAAGAGCGCGGTATCGCAGAAATTGAATAACCCTGGGAATTTGAAACTTGAGACAATGGTTAAATACGCTCGGGCATTAGGGCTTAAGGTCAGCGTTGTTCTTTACGATGATGGAGATCGTGACAATGAGAGAGGTCCGATCAATTCCGACATCTTTAGGATTTGCTGGGAAAATGCTGGCAAGCCAAAAGATTTCTGGCAGGCAACTTCTGATTGGGTTGAAGGTGTTTCGGTTAATTATGAGGTAATTCTTGAAACCAATCTTAAGTACCCTGCCTGTCCGACTCGGGCTTGGGAGTCACTGGTGTATAAACCGGGTAATTTGGCTGAAACTGTAACCATTACTCACAGACGGATGGCAGACACTGATCCTCAGCGGCTTCCCTTTGCTCTTCATGGAGGGACATAACAATGGCCGAACCGACAGTATTCACTTTCAACTATAAGGAACTCGTTACACTTCTATTAAAGGAGCAGAACATTCATGAGGGTATTTGGAGCATTTACTTTAAGTTTGGCATTCAGGGCGCAAACGCCGGTCCTGATGACTCTACCTTACTGCCTAGCGTTATTGTGCCTATTACAGAGGTAGGCATTCAGAAGACAAATAAAATGACTAATTTAGCCGTGGATGCCGGGGAAGTGAACCCTCGTAAGGCAGTGAAAAAGCCAGGAAAATAGACGATTGCATGTCTTCATTATTTTTTTGTTGCATTATGCTTGAGCGCTCAAGTATTATACCTCCATAGCTTGGAGGGAGCCATGAACAAACTGACGCAAGCCAAACGAGTTCAAATAATCGCCGCACTAGTCGAAGGCAATAGCGTTCGTGCGACGTGCCGCATGACTGATGTTGCGAAAGGCACTGTTCTTAAGCTCCTCGTTGACCTTGGTAGGGCTTGTGCTCGGTATCAGGATGAGAAGTTGCGAAACCTTCCATGCAAGCGCATTCAATGCGATGAGATTTGGTCATTCTGCTACGCCAAAGAGAAGAACGTCCCTGAGGAGTACAAGGGCAGACTAGGATTTGGGGATACCTGGACCTGGGTAGGTATCGATGCCGACACAAAGCTGATTGTTTCGTATCTCGTTGGGGGACGAAGCGCGGAATACGCACAGAAGTTTATTGCGGATCTGGCTTCGCGCTTGGCCCATCGGGTCCAGCTCACCACGGACGGGCACAAGGCGTATCTCCAAGCTGTGGAAGGCGCATTTGGGGCAGACGTGGACTACGCCATGCTTGAAAAGATTTATGCGGCTCCTCCACGTGAAGGACAGGCTCGCTACAGTCCGGCGGAATGCTGTGGGACTCGGAAACTGAAGATTGCAGGCAACCCCGAGATAACCCATGTCTCAACCAGCTATGTCGAACGGCAAAACCTGACCATGCGAATGAGCATGCGCCGGATGACTCGCCTAACCAATGCCTTCAGCAAGAAGCTGGAGAATCAGGCCCATGCCGTGGCCCTGCATTTCATGCACTATAACTTCTGTCGCATTCATCAGAGCTTGCGGGTAACACCAGCCATGCAGTCAGGCATTGCCGATCATGTGTGGGGTTTACAGGAATTAGCTAGCTTAATCATATAGATCGAACTAACATTAGAAGGCTTTCAATTGGAATTTACGTCCAGCTATAATTTATTATATGGCGAGGGGGAAATTGCCTTCTATGAAAATAGACGATCTCATCCTTCGTTGCTATGCAGAGCAGGACACGGACGGAACTTGGTTCGCCATTTGTCTAGATCTGAATCTCTATGCTCGTGGCGATAGCTTCGAAGAAGTTAGGGTCAAACTTAACAAACTGACTACATGCTATTTAAAGGAAGCGTATGAGAGAGATTCGGTTTATTTTTCCGATCTTATTCCTCGTCGAGCCCCGGCATACTTCTGGGCTCGTTATTATCTTGCTAAGTGTTTTAAAATGATTCATCGCAGCCTTGCCTCAAAACAAGACTTTAATATGCCACTCCCATTTGTCCCTGCCTTCTAGTGCCTTTTAAACCGCTCCCGTGTCGGGTCGTCCGCAGCATCCTTACTGAACTTGGATTTGTAGAACAGCCCTGTCGTTCTGGTACTTCCCATGAACAATGGGAAAAAGTTGTCAATGGTCATATGTACAAGGTGACTGTGGATTGTCATCGAGGAGAAGTTAAAGCTCAAGACATCAAGAGCATAATCGGCCAAGCGGGAATATCAAAGGAACAGTTTTGGAATTTAGCAGGTCAATAAACAAATCAAACTGACCCACTACCCGCCCCTGATGTTCTAGGTCGACAAGCATTTCAATGCAGTCAGATGATCGGGTTAGGCGGCACGCGCATTACGGTAGCCTTCCGAGGCCTGATGCTACCAGCTTGCGAAGTGCCTCGCGCAGGTCTTCCGGTCTCTTCAGTTCGCCCGCAAGCATTACAGCGAGAACCGTCCGCCCTGTACGCACGATCCACATGGCGCCTTCTTCAGACGAAGATCCCCACATGGCTTGCCCGCCAGGTCCGGGCACCGCGGACAGCTGAATACCATCCGGGAAACTCTTAAGAATCTGCGACGTGCTCGTCATGGCCCGAGTTGCATCGGCGGCGGAACGGAAACGAAGCACACGCGCCGCAAAATAACGCTTCCCTACCAGCCATCCACATGTCCACGCCGTGGCCCCCCGAGATTCGTCCACATCGGGACCAGGCTGGCCACCTGCCGGCGCCACGCCGGTAATCGATGTGATCTCCGGAGCCGAGAAGAGATCACAGAGTCGAGGATCGGCTGCGGTTGCCGCAATGGGCGCAGCACCAAGAGCGATTGCTACAGCGCAGAAAAAAGTCTTGTAGGTTCGCCACACCCGCCCTGCTTCTACTGACGAACGCACGAACAAACGCGGGCGCATTTTCTGCCGATTCACCGTAAAGTCCATCATAAAGAGTCGCCGCCATTGAAGCAGCAGCCGTTCTCGGTATACAGTGGCGACCAGCAGCTAAACTTCACCAATTTTTTGAATTTCTCGACGACACCGATGTCGGAACAATTTACCAAAGTCGTTGAGATCATGGCGGCGCTCCGCGCCCAGAACGGTTGTCCGTGGGATCGGAAGCAGACTCACGAGTCACTGAAACCGTACCTTCTCGAAGAAGCGTACGAAGTCCTCGAGACCATCGATCAACGGGACAAAGAAAAGCTTCGTGAAGAACTCGGAGATGTGCTTCTCCAAGTCCTCTTCCATAGCCAGATCGCCGCTGAGGCCGGCTCCTTTACGGTCGAAGACGTGATCGAAACACTCGCCACGAAACTGATCCGCAGGCATCCTCACGTATTCCATGCCGACAACCCGACAGGAGAGGTGTCGAATAGTGAACAGGTCTTGGCCCAATGGGAAGATATCAAACGCGCGGAGCGAGAAGCCGCCGGCAACCTACAATCGGCCCTCGACGGAGTGCCGAAGATCTTGCCGGCATTGTTGCGCGCGTATCAGATACAGGCCAGGGCAGCCCGAGTCGGCTTCGATTGGCCGCAGAGCAAGGCGGGCTTGGAACAGATCCTCGCAAAGGTGGCTGAAGAAATCGGTGAACTGCGCGAGGCGCTGGCGTCAAATCCGACGGGGACGGAATCGAACGCCGATCGGCCCCATCTCAACGAGGAGATCGAAAACGAGTTGGGTGATCTTCTGTTTTCACTGGTCAACCTCGCTCGCTTTCTCAAAACGAATCCCGAAGATGCGCTGCGCCGAGCCACGAACCGTTTCATCGATCGTTTTCACCTGGTCGAGGCACAAGCCACTGAGAAAGGCCGGTCGTTGAGAGACATGACGCTCGCCGAAATGGACGAGCTGTGGGATGAAGCCAAGCGACGGTTACAAAAACCTCGGCCGGACACCACATCGTGCGCCGGAGATCGGGTCCCATGACGAAGGACCAAGGGCCTTACGAAGAGGGAAAACGTGCCGGCGCCCATCCGCTGCTCGTCGTATTCGGCATCCTCGTCGGGCTCTGGTTGTTCGTCGCCCTCCTCGTTCCCAGTTCACGGAACAAACAGGCGACCGGCACGGAGGGCCCCAATGTCTCAGCCATCGAGGATCCGGAAGCCGCCTCTGTCATGTTCAAAGTCCAAACTACCATCTTGGAAATGAACACCCTCGGCCTGGTCGTGCCTTCTCAAGCGACGGATAGTCAAATCGTCGCCCTTTTGAAACGCCTCAAACAAGCGCGCCTGGACGGCACCCTCGGCGAACAGCTCCCGTCGACCACACCCGGCCACAAACTCGGTGATCACGCCATCGCCGACATCTTCATCTTTTCAGACAAGCAACTCGCGGAAGCGGGTACGATCCAGACGCTGTCGCGAGGAGCCCATGCCCCCGGCACCCTCTACCCGAACTCCGTTCCGTTCGAGGCGGCCATGGAGCACGTTCGTGGCCACTATCGTATCGACTTGAATGATACCGGCAGCCCGGACAAGGGATCGCTTGGTTTCGCGGACGAATCAGGTGTCCATTCGAAACACTACAGAAGAATCTTTTGACGGATCGGCCGGCACAGAGCGTCAGATTCCGACACGTTTCCTCACTTCTTCCCTGATCGCCGATTGATCCGCTTCAAACAACGCCTCCAACTTTGGAAACAGATGGGCCAGCGGCCCGATAAACGGCGCCAGCAGCATGTCACGCCGTTCCATCAACATGCCCTCCCCTTCAGCCACCCGCATCTTCCAACCCGCAATCGTTTTGGAGAGAATGTTGCTCATCATCAATTGCTGGCCCGGCGAGCCTACAGCCATGCCTACGAGACGACGCTTCAGCACCTCGAGTTCATCCGGTATTGAGACCTTCACGCGCACGCCATGTGGCGTGGCCCAGGTGGACCGCTGAATCGAATAGTCGTAGGAAAACACCTGCTCTCTCGGCTCACGAAATGGACCGTTGATCTCCATAATTGCAAAGGCGTGATCAGGTGACGGCATGGTTCACTCGCTTTCCTTGTAACAAACACCCCTCGATCCCCCGTACTATAAGAGCTTGAAGTTAGGGAGGACAAGGGGCTATCTATAGGGTGGCGGCGAATTGATATACACGCGTCAGGCAGGATGCTCAAAAAGGCAGGTCCGGGAAGGCCGCAGCGAACGAAGAAGCGAGACATAACCTTATCCTATCCACCCCGCCCGAGCTGCGCTTGCAGCTCTTGCCCGGTGGTATGCTGAGCCTCGGAAATTCACGCCGCGCTGAATAAAGCGCGGCGCGTTTGTGAACGCCTCCGAGATGGTGAGGCGGTGTCCCGCGAGAACGAAGCCGACGGACTTTTTCAGTATCCTATAGAGCGGGAGACAGCGTTTCGACACACTGATATACTCCGACCAAGGATTCCTTCGGGAGAAGGTATGGCCAAGAAAGGCTATCCTGGACTCGTCCTGGTGCCTCCCAGCGATCGAACAATCTTGAGGCGCCGGCTGCTTTATGTGGCGTTGTTCATCATCGCCCTGGTCTGGGGTGCGTCGATACTACCCGTATGGCCACCCTCCGACGACAAGGCGACCTGTCAACCCGCCGTCGGACAGAACCCCTCGAACAGCTCCACCGAAAACTGCGGCCAACCGCAATCAGTACCGCTGCCACATCAGAACGAATTCAGTCTCACGCCGATCTCACAGGCTGAAGCCCTGGGCGAGCCCAAGAATTCCCAGCCGGCACCAACTCCTGAACCTGATCGGCCCGTCATCCAGGAGGATCAGAAGCAAGACTCAACGCCTCCCTCCTCCGGTCCAACCACCGAGCGCCCTGATCACAGCCTGGCGCTTCCGGATCACGAAAAACCAGCAGCAAGTCCTCCGGCATCGACACCTCCCCCCTCCCAGGGCATCGACGCTCGCCTCGCCGAACAGGGCGATGCCTTTGCCCAGTATCGCCTCGGACGCTACTACGCACAGCGTGATGGGCGACAAGCCCCGGAGGCCGTCGGTTGGTACAAGAAAGCTTCCCACGGCCTCCACCGTCTGGCTGAAACCGGTAATGGCCAAGCGATGTATGTGCTCGGGGTCATGTACGCCTATGGACGCGGAGTCACAAGAAATACGGAGCAGGCTCGCCGGTGGCTGACCCGGGCGGTCGAACACAAGATTACGGCCGCTCAGCCGGTTCTCACGAGTTTAGGTGGAAACCATGCTGCCGATCCAAATCTGAAAACAGCCGAACAGGCAAAGAACATCAAGCAGCAAAACTAAGGCAATCTGGCTACCCCATGGTCGTCGGCCACATCATCATTCACCTCGCCGGGAAATAGATCGCCAGATCCAATGGGTCATTCGCGATCTATTCCATGCTCAACTTGACGCTCAAGGTCAGTCGAGTCGAAGCTGCCGAGAGATTCGGCGATCAGGACATCATTATCAATCCGCCACCCTCGATTCCACTGATGCGCACGCGTTTTCCAGTTCTACCCAGTTCTATGGGTGCCTTCCAGCGTCCACTGGTAGATAATTTTTTTCGCGTCTCTCGACGAGATCATTCATAGAGACTTTGAGATCCGGGAAGGCAGTCATGACCCCTGTGCAGCTTGGGTAATCGCGCTTCGGCCTACCGATGAAGTGCCTCCATTGATTGGAGATTGGAAGCGAGCCACCCGCAGCAAAGAATTGAGCGACACTGGCCGCATTCCGGCTGCACCAAGCGCCTGTATATCGAGCAGCAAAGTCGCGAAGCTGTGTCATTACGCGCTTGCGCCATAATTAATTTTCTCCTACAGTTGAGGAGCATTGATCAAGCCGTGGAGGGATGTCTCATGTGCCTCCCTTCTGTTAAACACCCGTAAACACCCGCTCATTTTGTATCGTTCGGTTTTCCTTTTTTGGTCAGGAGCAAATTGGGCGGCGGCCCGATCGGCTCAAAATTCCTGAGCAACGGAACATCATCTTTGTGAACCCACATCATATCGTGATTGTACGAATCCCGCGGTCCTGAACTACCCGTGAAGGTCTTGCCGTCCGGAGTAAAGGTCCAACACATATCTTCGCCGGCCGTATTGATCGTATCCCCGAGGTTCAGCGGCTCTTGCCATTCGCCTTTAGGATTCTGATAGGAAATCCACATATCGTGTCCGCCCCGCGAGCCCATGTCCGGGCGCGTACTGGTGATAATGAGGCTCTTCCCGTCCTTTGACAGTCCGGTCCAGTGCATATGGTCACGGTAAGGTGAATTGACACGTGGTCCCAGACTCTCAGGCTTCTGCCAGACGCCGTCCTTTTTTTCGACTTTCCAGACGTCGCTGTCTTGAGTGACCCCCGGCTGCTGATAGTTGAAGTAAATCAAACTGTCGGAGGCAATGATCGGGCAGTGCTCCTCGCCGGTCGGCGTATTGAGGTGCGGCAGTTCGGGGACCTCGTTCCAATTCTTGGCCGGTTGCCAGACCCCATTGACTTTCTGGGTCACATAGAGGTCGCCGGTGGACAGATTGCCCGGCTCGTATTGCGTGAAATAGATGACATTGCCGTCATCCGAGAGGCTCGGCTCCAGCTCCCATGCGGACGTATTAATGTTGGGTCCAACCGTCGGATCAATGCCAGGCCCCAGATGAATCGGAGCTTGCCACGTGCCGTTCTCAAAATGAGCCATCCAGATGTCGAAATTGTAGGGAACTCCTGGTGATGGAACGCTCCCTTGGCGTCCTGAGACGAAGATAGCGGTCTTTCCATCGGCGCTGTAGGTCATCTCGATCTCTGATTCCGATGAGTTGATCGGCTCGCCCATATTTTTTGAGAGTGAGGTCGTCCCGCCGTGTCCGCCGTGCGGCAGATCCATGCCAGACATCGCGTACGTTAAGGCGGGAGTGAGGAAAAGTGTGAGCATTGCCAAGTAATAATGAGGACGCAACTTTTGCATTTTCATACAACCTCCATATTTCGATTCTGAACATTCAAGGTGAGTAGGTTCCTCTCATTCCTTCGCCCGTGCCATGACCACGATCGCTTGCATCGTGGAACGATATGGGTTTTCACCACCGGTCTTGGCTAAGGCTGTCGTCACTGCATCAACGATTGGTCGAGACGAACCGCCGCGTTCTTGAATTTCGGCGAGTATCGGCGCGCCTTCGATCAGCCCAATCGCCAACGATTTGGCCGTTTGACTGTAGCACTCCTTCCGGACGGCTTGAATAGTGACTGTATCGAATCCGCTCGCGGTCAGCAAACCCCGCAAGACGTCGATATCGGAAAAGCCGCACGGCGCTTTGAAAAACTGCGGTGGGTTTTCCGGAAAGAATTCTCCAACGGTCTCGTGCGCAATGATGCCCCAGGGATTGGCATTCATGCGATCCCATACGTTAAATGCCAGCACGCCGCCATTGACCAAGACTCGGCGCATTTCTCGAAAGGCGCGGTCTTTATCCGGCACGAACATGAGTCCGAACTGACAGACCACGCCTCGAACGATGCGCCGGGAAACGGTAGATGTGCAATATCGGCCTGACGCCAGTCGACTCCCTTCAGATCTTTCAATTTCCTTTGTGCGTAGTCGAGCATGCCGGGATTGATATCGGTGGCCGTAAGCGTCACCGTTGCAGTACTGCGACGGCAGTATTGATGCCACGCCTCTAAAACCTAGGCATGTGATGCGTTCTCAATGGGTTAGAGATCAAGAAAACCAGAAAGGCGGTCCATGAGATTTCAAGACTTGTGAAATCTCATGAGCGCATTTGCGAAATTTTGAAAAAGGAAGATGTCCCGGAGGAAAAAGGATGGCTAGTGAGCCTACGAGAAAACTCGCATTACGTGGCAGGTTTTTGAATCTTGAGAACTTTCATGCGGGATGACAGGGTAGAGGCATTGATGCCCAGTAGTTTCGCCGCACCATATTCGCCCGAGACTTTCCACTTCGTGGCCTCCAGCGCGCGGAGAATATTGCTGCGCTCCAGTTCTTCCAGCTCTTTCGCGGTACGAATCGTCCCTTGCCCTGGCTCGCCGGCCCGGTCGGCTGGAGACGGTTGCGCCATTGGTTCAGGTAAGGCGCGCTCCAGGTTCAGCCGGCCATCGGTGGCCGTGATCACGGCCCGCTCCATGACATTCTGCAGCTCCCGCACATTCCCCGGCCAATGATAGGTTTGAAGCCGACAAGCATCACCGTCAGTCAGCGGCGAAAGCGTCCGTCCCATCTTCGCGGCGAACCGTTGAGCAAAGACGGAAGCGAGACGTACCACATCGTTTCCTCGCTCACGTAGCGGCGGCAGCCGGATCGGAAACACATTCAGCCGGTAGTAGAGGTCCTCGCGAAACGCGCCCTGCTTGACCGCGGCGGCAAGATCGCGATTGGTCGCGGCCAGCACCCGCACGTTCACTTTCCTGGTTTTCGAACCGCCGACTGGATCGAACTCGCCTTCTTGCAGCACGCGAAGCAATTTGGCCTGTAACTCAAGCGGTAATTCGCCGATTTCATCGAGAAAAATGGTTCCCTTGTCGGCCAAGGAAAATCGACCTTCGCGCTTCTTGGTTGCCCCCGTGAATGCGCCGAGTTCGTGGCCGAAGAATTCACTCTCAATCAATGTGGCCGGAATGGCGGCACAATTGACAGTGACCAACGGCCGTTCCCGGCGTGTGCCGGCCGCATGGACGGCGCGGGCCACGAGCTCTTTGCCGGTTCCGGTCTCTCCCATGATGAGCACGGTCGCATCGGTCCCGGCAACTTGTGCAATGTCCTGGAGCACCTGCCGCAATGCCGGACTTTCACCGAGCAAGGAACCGTCCTGATGGTGCGCCTGCAATTCCTCCCGTAGAAGTTCCGTTTCGGCCTTCAGCGATTGAATTTTCTCCTCCGCCTTCACCCGGTCATGGATATTGCGAAGAATCAGGGTCGTGAATTTGCGGCGATGCAGTTCAGAGCGGGACAGTGTCGCCTCCGCGGGGAATGACTCGCCGTCGGCACGGCACGCGGTGAGTCCTCCTGGAATCCATCGCGA
Coding sequences:
- a CDS encoding sigma-54-dependent Fis family transcriptional regulator, with translation MASHPESPSVPFQNLETDAALHAILRGTATETGQGFFAALVQNLARVLGTHGAWVTEYLPETRRLRALAFWIEGRWVKDYEVDIAGTPCERVIDTAKLVHFPDRILEIFPHEEELRAAGAVSYMGVPLQDVDGRILGHMAVIDRRPIPEEPRVHAIFQIFAARAAVELQRMRAEAEVREREEKVGRLLSSAMDAIIELDDRLRITHVNPAAEKTFSCPADSMMHQHFSRFLSPEDFARLERLIAELDRRPEGEQSRWIPGGLTACRADGESFPAEATLSRSELHRRKFTTLILRNIHDRVKAEEKIQSLKAETELLREELQAHHQDGSLLGESPALRQVLQDIAQVAGTDATVLIMGETGTGKELVARAVHAAGTRRERPLVTVNCAAIPATLIESEFFGHELGAFTGATKKREGRFSLADKGTIFLDEIGELPLELQAKLLRVLQEGEFDPVGGSKTRKVNVRVLAATNRDLAAAVKQGAFREDLYYRLNVFPIRLPPLRERGNDVVRLASVFAQRFAAKMGRTLSPLTDGDACRLQTYHWPGNVRELQNVMERAVITATDGRLNLERALPEPMAQPSPADRAGEPGQGTIRTAKELEELERSNILRALEATKWKVSGEYGAAKLLGINASTLSSRMKVLKIQKPAT